A DNA window from Pseudomonas resinovorans NBRC 106553 contains the following coding sequences:
- a CDS encoding fumarylacetoacetate hydrolase family protein: MRPALDHVATGTLFGVALNYRGLLESRLQEFQQAPYQKPPVKPVLFIKTPNTRNGHGQPVVYPQGVERLQPGPALGVVIGRSASRVRAEDAMAHVAGYVIVNEFSLPEESYYRPAVKAKCRDGFCPLGPEFVPAADVQDPHALTLKLFVNGQLRQENTTANLVRGIPQLIEEISEFMTLHEGDVLITGTPEGRVDVQPGDVVEVEITGLGRLANTVVAE; the protein is encoded by the coding sequence ATGCGCCCCGCCCTCGACCACGTCGCCACCGGCACCCTGTTCGGCGTTGCGCTGAACTACCGGGGCCTGCTGGAGAGCCGTCTGCAGGAGTTCCAGCAAGCGCCCTACCAGAAGCCGCCGGTCAAGCCGGTGCTGTTCATCAAGACGCCCAACACTCGCAACGGCCACGGCCAGCCGGTGGTTTATCCACAGGGCGTCGAGCGCCTGCAACCGGGCCCGGCCCTGGGTGTGGTGATAGGCCGGAGCGCCAGCCGGGTGCGCGCCGAAGACGCCATGGCCCATGTGGCCGGCTACGTGATCGTCAACGAGTTCAGCCTGCCGGAAGAGAGCTACTACCGCCCGGCGGTGAAGGCCAAGTGCCGCGACGGCTTCTGCCCCCTCGGCCCGGAATTCGTCCCGGCAGCCGATGTGCAGGACCCGCATGCGCTGACCCTGAAGCTCTTCGTCAACGGCCAGCTGCGCCAGGAAAACACCACGGCGAATCTCGTGCGCGGCATCCCGCAGCTGATCGAGGAGATCAGCGAGTTCATGACCCTGCACGAAGGCGACGTGCTGATCACCGGCACCCCGGAGGGCCGCGTCGACGTGCAGCCGGGCGATGTCGTGGAAGTGGAAATCACCGGCCTCGGCCGTCTCGCCAACACAGTGGTCGCGGAATAA
- a CDS encoding 5-carboxymethyl-2-hydroxymuconate Delta-isomerase codes for MPHLVLLYSPDIEREADIGALCRALADRMLEQKDESGRQVFPTGGTRVLAYPVAHAAVADGKGDYGFLYANLRMGAGRSPEVHKQVGDGLLAVLREYLGALLEQRPIGITLQIDESPGQVYDAKHSSLHPLFQKHS; via the coding sequence ATGCCCCATCTGGTCCTGCTCTACAGCCCCGATATCGAACGCGAGGCGGACATCGGCGCGCTCTGCCGCGCCCTGGCCGACCGCATGCTCGAACAGAAGGATGAATCCGGCCGCCAGGTGTTCCCCACCGGCGGCACCCGCGTGCTGGCCTACCCCGTGGCCCACGCTGCCGTGGCCGACGGCAAGGGCGACTACGGCTTCCTCTACGCCAACCTGCGCATGGGCGCCGGACGTAGTCCCGAGGTCCACAAGCAGGTGGGCGACGGCCTGCTGGCGGTGCTGCGCGAGTACCTCGGCGCCCTGCTGGAGCAACGCCCCATCGGCATCACCCTGCAGATCGACGAAAGCCCCGGCCAGGTCTATGACGCCAAGCACAGCAGCCTGCACCCCCTGTTCCAGAAGCATTCCTGA
- a CDS encoding OprD family porin — MTSLRPLLSSLAIVFTSLGCAPATAGFLEDSSASLELRNQYINRDFRQHDAPRSKAEEWAQGFIARFESGFTEGTLGFGLDARGALGVKLDSSRDRRGTGLLPFGPNSGEPVDDYSELGLTAKLRASHSVLRLGTLLPTLPVAHYNNTRLLPSTFHGGMLTSQELQGLELNLGRLTRANPRDSAGFDDIGYAGQTSDHFDFIGGTWSATPNLALSAYGAELDDIYRQHFAGLEHSLPLGENMSLASDLRWFHSRDTGAAKAGRIDNRNFNGILGLSVGPQRFSAGWQLQSGDSAFPYLSGGDPYVVNLVTFNTFTRPGEDSWQLRYDYDFASLGIPGLSFMTRYISGDGVRQGAVRNGREWERDSDLAYMVQSGPLRGFNIRLRNVTFRSGNGLPQDIDENRIVLGYSLALW, encoded by the coding sequence ATGACCTCTCTCCGCCCTCTGCTCTCTTCCCTCGCCATCGTGTTCACGTCCCTCGGCTGTGCCCCGGCCACGGCCGGCTTCCTGGAGGACAGCAGCGCCAGCCTCGAGCTGCGCAACCAGTACATCAACCGCGACTTCCGCCAACACGATGCTCCCCGCTCCAAGGCCGAGGAATGGGCCCAGGGCTTCATCGCCCGCTTCGAGTCAGGCTTCACCGAAGGCACCCTCGGCTTCGGCCTGGACGCCCGCGGCGCCCTCGGGGTGAAGCTGGATTCCAGCCGCGACCGCCGTGGCACTGGCCTGCTGCCCTTCGGCCCCAATTCCGGAGAACCGGTGGACGACTACAGCGAGCTGGGCCTCACCGCCAAGCTGCGCGCCTCCCACAGCGTCCTGCGTCTGGGCACCCTGCTGCCGACGCTGCCGGTGGCCCACTACAACAACACCCGCCTGCTGCCCTCCACCTTCCATGGCGGCATGCTCACCAGCCAGGAACTGCAAGGCCTGGAACTGAACCTGGGACGTCTGACCCGCGCCAACCCCCGGGACTCCGCCGGCTTCGACGACATCGGCTACGCCGGGCAGACCAGCGACCACTTCGACTTCATCGGCGGCACCTGGAGCGCTACCCCGAACCTGGCCCTCAGCGCCTATGGCGCGGAGCTGGACGATATCTACCGCCAGCACTTCGCCGGCCTGGAACACAGTCTGCCCCTGGGGGAGAACATGAGCCTTGCGAGCGACCTGCGCTGGTTCCACAGCCGTGACACTGGCGCGGCCAAGGCCGGGCGCATCGACAACCGCAACTTCAACGGCATCCTCGGCCTCAGTGTCGGCCCCCAGCGCTTCTCCGCCGGCTGGCAGTTGCAGTCCGGCGACAGCGCCTTCCCCTACCTCAGCGGCGGCGATCCCTACGTGGTCAACCTGGTGACCTTCAACACCTTCACCCGGCCCGGGGAAGACTCCTGGCAGCTGCGCTACGACTACGACTTCGCCAGCCTGGGCATCCCCGGCCTGAGCTTCATGACCCGTTACATCAGCGGTGACGGCGTACGCCAGGGCGCGGTACGCAACGGCCGCGAATGGGAGCGCGACAGCGACCTGGCCTACATGGTGCAGAGCGGCCCGCTGCGCGGCTTCAACATCCGCCTGCGCAACGTCACCTTCCGCTCCGGCAATGGCCTGCCCCAGGACATCGACGAGAACCGAATCGTACTGGGCTATAGCCTGGCGCTCTGGTAA
- the hpaI gene encoding 4-hydroxy-2-oxoheptanedioate aldolase yields MDLPINTFKARLESGQPQIGLWLGLADAYCAELAANAGFDWLLLDGEHAPNDLRSLLAQLQAIAPYPAQPIIRPPIGDAVLIKQLLDIGAQTLLVPMVESADQAAELVRAMRYPPFGIRGVGSALARASRWNSIPGYLDNADAQMCLLVQIENLDGLANLEAIAAVDGVDGVFIGPADLSAAMGHRGNPGHPEVQAAIEDAIVRIRAAGKAAGILSADQALARRYLSLGAAFVAVGVDTTVLMRGLQSLAGAFKGTTAPVGGGGVY; encoded by the coding sequence ATGGACCTGCCCATCAATACGTTCAAAGCCCGTCTCGAATCCGGCCAGCCGCAGATCGGCCTCTGGCTTGGCCTGGCCGATGCCTACTGCGCCGAGCTGGCGGCCAACGCCGGTTTCGACTGGCTGCTGCTGGACGGCGAACACGCGCCCAACGACCTGCGCAGCCTGCTGGCCCAGCTCCAGGCCATCGCGCCCTACCCCGCCCAGCCGATCATCCGCCCGCCCATCGGCGATGCGGTACTGATCAAGCAGTTGCTGGATATCGGCGCCCAGACCCTGCTGGTGCCCATGGTGGAATCTGCCGACCAGGCCGCTGAGCTGGTACGCGCCATGCGCTATCCGCCCTTCGGCATCCGTGGCGTCGGCAGTGCCCTGGCCCGCGCCTCGCGCTGGAACAGCATCCCCGGCTACCTGGATAACGCCGACGCCCAGATGTGCCTGCTGGTGCAGATCGAGAACCTCGACGGCCTGGCCAACCTGGAGGCCATCGCCGCCGTGGACGGTGTCGACGGCGTATTCATCGGCCCGGCCGACCTCTCCGCCGCCATGGGCCATCGCGGCAACCCGGGGCACCCGGAAGTACAGGCGGCCATAGAGGACGCCATCGTCCGCATCCGCGCTGCCGGCAAGGCCGCCGGCATCCTCAGCGCCGACCAGGCCCTGGCCCGGCGCTATCTCTCACTGGGCGCGGCCTTCGTCGCAGTCGGCGTGGACACCACCGTGCTGATGCGTGGCCTGCAAAGCCTGGCGGGGGCGTTCAAAGGAACGACCGCGCCGGTGGGTGGGGGTGGGGTGTATTGA
- a CDS encoding TRAP transporter substrate-binding protein, translating to MKMSKLAVLFAVACTSGAALAQTTHTLKVAHFLPASSNAQRNIIEPWCAQLASESAGRLKCQLYPSMQLGGTPAKLADMARNGVADIVWTAPAYSAGKFPRMEAMELPFMLPAGARAGNPIIWKYYEQYARDDFKGYKVLSVHGDGGMDIHTRGKAVANLDDLKNLKLRASSRTAAKLLQALGATPVSMPPAQMTESIAKGVVDGALASWEVVPPTKLDEVTDRHSAIPAGEPAFAYTVLAMLMNQRKFDSLPEDLQAIIERNSGPALNERFADAWDAFLDRARAATPGEQMVSITAPDYAAMRQAAAPVADAWAVDASGRGLDGKVLLDGARALSVGPR from the coding sequence ATGAAGATGTCCAAGCTCGCCGTCCTCTTCGCTGTCGCCTGTACCTCGGGCGCCGCTCTCGCGCAAACCACCCATACCCTCAAGGTCGCGCACTTCCTGCCCGCCAGCTCCAACGCCCAGCGCAATATCATCGAGCCTTGGTGCGCGCAGCTGGCCAGCGAGTCCGCCGGGCGCCTCAAGTGCCAGCTCTACCCCTCGATGCAGCTGGGCGGCACCCCGGCCAAGCTGGCGGACATGGCGCGCAACGGTGTGGCCGATATCGTCTGGACGGCGCCGGCCTACTCGGCGGGCAAGTTCCCGCGCATGGAGGCCATGGAGCTGCCCTTCATGCTTCCCGCCGGGGCCAGGGCCGGCAACCCGATCATCTGGAAGTACTACGAGCAGTACGCCCGCGATGACTTCAAGGGCTACAAGGTGCTGTCCGTACATGGCGACGGCGGCATGGATATCCACACCCGCGGCAAGGCCGTGGCCAACCTCGACGACCTGAAGAACCTCAAGCTGCGTGCCTCCAGCCGCACCGCCGCGAAGCTGCTCCAGGCCCTGGGCGCGACCCCGGTGAGCATGCCGCCGGCGCAGATGACCGAGTCCATCGCCAAGGGCGTGGTGGACGGCGCGCTGGCCTCCTGGGAAGTGGTGCCGCCGACCAAGCTGGACGAAGTCACCGACCGCCATTCCGCGATTCCCGCCGGGGAGCCCGCCTTCGCCTACACCGTGCTGGCCATGCTGATGAACCAACGCAAATTCGACAGCCTGCCCGAGGACCTCCAGGCCATCATCGAGCGCAACAGTGGTCCGGCGCTGAACGAGCGCTTCGCCGACGCCTGGGACGCCTTCCTCGATCGGGCCCGCGCCGCCACCCCGGGCGAGCAGATGGTGAGCATCACCGCGCCCGACTACGCGGCCATGCGCCAGGCCGCCGCACCGGTTGCCGATGCCTGGGCCGTTGACGCGAGCGGCAGGGGGCTGGACGGCAAGGTGTTGCTGGATGGTGCCCGTGCACTGTCCGTCGGTCCCCGGTGA
- a CDS encoding fumarylacetoacetate hydrolase family protein: MKHARIRHQGVIHSVTVEEDNAVRLADGRLLAEDAVEWLPPATGSMFALGLNYADHAAELSFKAPTEPLAFIKSPGTYTGHNQVTWRPDNVAYMHYECELVAVIGKPARNVKREDALAYLAGYTVCNDYAIRDYLENYYRPNLRVKNRDATTPVGPWIVDASDVADPSRLKLRTWVNGELKQEGTTADMIFDIPYLIEYFSSFMTLQPGDMIATGTPEGLADVVPGDEVVVEVEGVGRLVNRIISEGEFFARKNEA, encoded by the coding sequence ATGAAACACGCACGCATCCGCCATCAGGGCGTTATCCACAGCGTCACTGTCGAAGAGGACAACGCAGTGCGCCTGGCCGATGGCCGCCTGCTCGCCGAAGACGCGGTCGAGTGGCTGCCACCGGCCACCGGCAGCATGTTCGCCCTGGGCCTGAACTACGCCGACCACGCCGCCGAGCTGTCCTTCAAGGCCCCCACCGAACCGCTGGCCTTCATCAAGTCGCCGGGCACCTACACCGGCCACAACCAGGTCACCTGGCGCCCGGACAACGTCGCCTACATGCACTACGAGTGCGAGCTGGTGGCGGTGATCGGCAAGCCGGCGCGCAATGTGAAGCGCGAGGACGCCCTCGCCTATCTCGCCGGCTACACCGTCTGCAACGACTACGCCATCCGCGACTACCTGGAGAACTACTACCGGCCCAACCTGCGGGTGAAGAACCGCGACGCCACCACCCCGGTCGGCCCCTGGATAGTCGATGCCAGTGACGTGGCCGATCCCTCCAGGCTGAAGCTGCGCACCTGGGTCAACGGCGAGCTGAAACAGGAAGGCACCACCGCCGACATGATCTTCGACATCCCCTACCTGATCGAATACTTCTCCAGCTTCATGACCCTGCAGCCGGGCGACATGATTGCCACCGGCACACCGGAGGGCCTGGCCGACGTGGTGCCGGGCGATGAAGTGGTCGTGGAAGTGGAAGGCGTGGGCCGCCTGGTCAACCGAATCATCAGCGAAGGTGAATTCTTCGCACGTAAGAACGAGGCATGA
- the hpaH gene encoding 2-oxo-hept-4-ene-1,7-dioate hydratase: MLDASIIQQAAARLDAAERSREQVRQFSLDFPGIDIDDAYAIQRAWVAQKIRDGRRLVGHKIGLTSRAMQVSSNITEPDYGALLDDMFFDEGSDIPFERFIVPRVEVELAFVLGKPLRGPNCTVFDVLDATEWVIPALEIIDARIHQVDPDSKVTRKVFDTISDNAANAGVVMGGRAVRPTEIDLRRVPAILYRNGVIEESGVSAAVLNHPAKGVAWLANKLAPYDVTLEAGQIILGGSFTRPVAANPGDTFHVDYDQLGSIACRFV, translated from the coding sequence ATGCTCGACGCCAGCATCATCCAGCAAGCCGCCGCCCGCCTCGACGCCGCCGAGCGCTCCCGCGAGCAGGTGCGCCAGTTCTCCCTCGACTTCCCCGGCATCGACATCGACGACGCCTACGCCATCCAGCGCGCCTGGGTGGCGCAGAAGATCCGTGACGGCCGCCGGCTGGTGGGCCACAAGATCGGCCTCACCTCCCGCGCCATGCAGGTCTCCTCCAACATCACCGAACCGGACTACGGCGCGCTGCTGGACGACATGTTCTTCGACGAAGGCAGCGACATCCCCTTCGAGCGCTTCATCGTCCCGCGCGTGGAGGTGGAGCTGGCCTTCGTCCTCGGCAAGCCCCTGCGCGGACCGAACTGCACGGTCTTCGACGTGCTGGACGCCACCGAATGGGTGATCCCGGCGCTGGAAATCATCGACGCGCGCATCCACCAGGTGGACCCGGACAGCAAGGTCACCCGCAAGGTCTTCGACACCATCTCCGACAACGCCGCCAACGCCGGCGTGGTGATGGGCGGCCGCGCCGTGCGACCCACCGAGATCGACCTGCGCCGGGTGCCGGCGATCCTCTACCGCAACGGCGTGATCGAGGAGTCCGGCGTGTCCGCGGCGGTGCTCAACCACCCCGCCAAGGGCGTGGCCTGGCTGGCCAACAAGCTGGCCCCCTACGACGTCACCCTGGAGGCCGGGCAGATCATCCTCGGCGGCTCCTTCACCCGCCCGGTGGCCGCCAATCCCGGCGACACCTTCCACGTCGACTACGACCAGCTGGGCTCCATCGCCTGCCGTTTCGTCTGA
- the hpaE gene encoding 5-carboxymethyl-2-hydroxymuconate semialdehyde dehydrogenase: MIKHWINGQEVESKEVFVNYNPATMDPIGEVASGGAEEIAAAVAAAKEAFPKWANTPAKERAKLMRKLGELIDANVPHLAELETLDTGLPIHQTKNVLIPRASHNFEFFAEVCTRMDGHSYPVDDQMLNYTLYQPVGVCGLVSPWNVPFMTATWKTAPCLALGNTAVLKMSELSPLTANELGRLALEAGIPKGVLNVVQGYGASAGDALVRHPDVRAISFTGGTATGRKIMQTAGLKKYSMELGGKSPVLIFDDADLDRALDAALFTIFSLNGERCTAGSRIFIQESVYDTFVAEFAARARRLIVGDPQDPKTQVGSMITQAHYDKVTGYIRIGIEEGATLLAGGLERPANLPAHLTRGQFIQPTVFADVDNRMRIAQEEIFGPVVCLMKFKDEAEALKLANDTEYGLASYIWTQDIGKAHRLARGIEAGMVFINSQNVRDLRQPFGGVKGSGTGREGGQYSFEVFAEIKNVCISMGGHHIPRWGL; this comes from the coding sequence ATGATCAAGCACTGGATCAACGGCCAGGAAGTCGAAAGCAAAGAGGTTTTCGTCAATTACAACCCGGCCACCATGGACCCCATCGGCGAAGTCGCCAGCGGCGGTGCCGAAGAGATCGCCGCCGCCGTGGCCGCCGCCAAGGAAGCCTTCCCCAAGTGGGCCAACACTCCGGCCAAAGAGCGCGCCAAACTGATGCGCAAGCTGGGTGAGCTGATCGATGCGAACGTGCCGCACCTGGCCGAGCTGGAGACCCTGGACACCGGCCTGCCGATCCACCAGACGAAGAACGTGCTGATCCCCCGCGCCTCCCACAACTTCGAATTCTTCGCCGAGGTCTGCACCCGCATGGACGGCCACAGCTACCCGGTGGACGACCAGATGCTCAACTACACCCTCTACCAGCCGGTGGGAGTGTGTGGCCTGGTCTCGCCGTGGAACGTGCCGTTCATGACCGCCACCTGGAAGACCGCGCCCTGCCTGGCCCTGGGCAACACCGCGGTGCTGAAGATGAGCGAGCTGTCGCCGCTGACCGCCAACGAACTGGGCCGCCTGGCCCTGGAAGCCGGCATCCCGAAAGGCGTGCTGAACGTGGTACAGGGCTACGGCGCCAGCGCCGGCGACGCCCTGGTCCGCCACCCGGACGTGCGCGCCATTTCCTTCACCGGCGGCACCGCCACCGGCCGCAAGATCATGCAGACCGCCGGCCTGAAGAAGTACTCCATGGAGCTGGGCGGCAAGAGCCCGGTGCTGATCTTCGACGACGCCGACCTCGACCGCGCCCTCGACGCCGCGCTGTTCACCATCTTCTCCCTGAACGGCGAGCGCTGCACCGCGGGCAGCCGGATCTTCATCCAGGAGTCGGTGTACGACACCTTCGTCGCCGAGTTCGCCGCCCGCGCCAGGCGCCTGATCGTCGGCGACCCGCAGGACCCGAAGACCCAGGTCGGCTCGATGATCACCCAGGCCCACTACGACAAGGTCACCGGCTACATCCGCATCGGCATCGAGGAAGGCGCCACCCTGCTGGCCGGCGGCCTGGAGCGCCCGGCGAACCTGCCGGCGCACCTCACCCGTGGCCAGTTCATCCAGCCCACGGTGTTCGCCGATGTGGACAACCGCATGCGCATCGCCCAGGAAGAGATCTTCGGCCCGGTGGTCTGCCTGATGAAGTTCAAGGACGAGGCCGAGGCGCTGAAACTGGCCAACGACACCGAATACGGCCTGGCCTCCTACATCTGGACCCAGGACATCGGCAAGGCCCATCGCCTGGCCCGTGGCATCGAAGCCGGCATGGTCTTCATCAACAGCCAGAACGTGCGCGACCTGCGCCAGCCGTTCGGCGGCGTGAAGGGCTCGGGCACCGGCCGCGAAGGCGGCCAGTACAGCTTCGAGGTGTTCGCCGAGATCAAGAACGTATGCATTTCCATGGGGGGCCATCACATTCCCCGCTGGGGCCTGTGA
- the hpaD gene encoding 3,4-dihydroxyphenylacetate 2,3-dioxygenase, which yields MGKLALAAKITHVPSMYLSELPGPRQGFRKPAIDGHIEIGRRCRELGVDTIVVFDTHWLVNANYHINCGPQFQGLYTSNELPHFIANMEYEFPGNPELGRLLAEECNRQSVETMAHDATTLAPEYGTLVPMRYMNADRHFKVVSVSALCTSHYLNDSARLGWAMRKAVEEHYDGTVAFLASGSLSHRFAQNGQAPDFATKVWSPFLETLDHRVVRMWEDGDWEDFCAMLPEYAVKGHGEGFMHDTAMLLGALGWSKYDGKAEVVTPYFGSSGTGQINAIFPVTPQDGSAIPAAQASNPAGVASTSRL from the coding sequence ATGGGCAAACTTGCTCTGGCTGCCAAGATCACCCACGTACCGTCCATGTACCTGTCCGAGCTGCCGGGGCCGCGCCAGGGCTTCCGCAAACCGGCCATCGACGGGCATATCGAGATCGGCCGCCGCTGCCGCGAACTGGGGGTGGACACCATCGTCGTGTTCGACACCCACTGGCTGGTCAACGCCAACTACCACATCAACTGCGGTCCGCAGTTCCAGGGCCTGTACACCAGCAACGAGCTGCCGCACTTCATCGCCAACATGGAGTACGAGTTCCCCGGCAACCCCGAGCTGGGCCGTCTGCTGGCCGAGGAATGCAACCGCCAGAGCGTGGAGACCATGGCCCACGACGCCACCACCCTGGCGCCGGAGTACGGCACCCTGGTGCCCATGCGCTACATGAACGCCGACCGCCACTTCAAGGTGGTGTCGGTGTCCGCCCTGTGCACCTCCCACTACCTGAACGACAGCGCCCGCCTCGGCTGGGCCATGCGCAAGGCGGTGGAAGAACACTACGACGGCACCGTCGCCTTCCTCGCCAGCGGCTCGCTGTCCCACCGCTTCGCCCAGAACGGCCAGGCGCCGGACTTCGCCACCAAGGTCTGGAGCCCCTTCCTGGAAACCCTCGACCACCGCGTGGTGCGGATGTGGGAGGACGGCGACTGGGAAGATTTCTGCGCAATGCTCCCGGAGTACGCGGTCAAGGGCCACGGCGAAGGCTTCATGCACGACACCGCGATGCTGCTGGGCGCGCTGGGCTGGTCGAAGTACGACGGCAAGGCCGAGGTGGTCACCCCCTACTTCGGCTCCTCGGGCACCGGCCAGATCAACGCCATTTTCCCGGTCACTCCCCAGGACGGCTCCGCCATCCCCGCCGCCCAGGCCTCCAACCCGGCCGGCGTCGCCTCCACCAGCCGTCTCTGA
- a CDS encoding p-hydroxyphenylacetate 3-hydroxylase reductase component, which translates to MSSLESPIDSRAFRRALGNFATGVTIVTATAPDGTRAGVTANSFNSVSLDPPLILWSIDKRSSSLAVFRQASHFAVNILAADQIELSNQFARPRDDKFAGVSFDSGLGGAPLLPDCAARFQCQLHQQVDGGDHVILIGLVQAFDDLGRSPLLYHQGAYSMVLPHTRMTAKAEGQPASSAFQGRLSHNLYYLMTQAVRGYQADYQPRQLSTGLRTSEARMLMVLENDAGLCLGDLLREVAMPLREIEEAVAILKRKGMVVDAEDRYVLTPAGVEQADALWRIAREQQDKVFAQFSEEQVETFKTMLKAVIALG; encoded by the coding sequence ATGTCCTCCCTGGAAAGTCCCATCGATTCCCGTGCCTTCCGCCGTGCCCTCGGTAATTTCGCCACCGGGGTCACCATAGTCACCGCCACCGCGCCCGATGGCACTCGCGCCGGTGTAACCGCCAACAGTTTCAACTCGGTGTCCCTGGACCCGCCGCTGATCCTCTGGAGCATCGACAAGCGTTCCAGCAGCCTGGCGGTGTTCCGGCAGGCCAGCCATTTCGCGGTGAACATCCTCGCCGCCGACCAGATCGAGCTGTCCAACCAGTTCGCTCGCCCCCGTGACGACAAGTTCGCGGGCGTGAGCTTCGACAGCGGCCTCGGTGGTGCGCCACTGCTGCCCGATTGCGCGGCGCGCTTCCAGTGCCAGTTGCACCAGCAGGTGGACGGTGGCGACCACGTCATCCTCATCGGCCTGGTGCAGGCCTTCGACGATCTGGGGCGCTCGCCGCTGCTCTACCACCAGGGCGCCTATTCCATGGTCCTGCCCCATACCCGCATGACCGCCAAGGCTGAGGGCCAGCCGGCCTCCAGCGCCTTCCAGGGGCGCCTGTCGCACAACCTCTACTACCTGATGACCCAGGCGGTGCGCGGCTACCAGGCCGACTACCAGCCCAGGCAGCTGTCCACCGGCCTGCGCACCAGCGAGGCGCGCATGCTGATGGTCCTGGAGAACGACGCCGGCCTCTGCCTCGGCGACCTGCTGCGGGAAGTGGCGATGCCCCTGCGCGAAATCGAGGAGGCCGTGGCCATCCTCAAGCGCAAGGGCATGGTCGTCGATGCCGAGGACCGCTATGTCCTCACCCCGGCCGGGGTGGAGCAGGCCGACGCCCTCTGGCGCATCGCCCGGGAGCAGCAGGACAAGGTGTTCGCGCAGTTCAGCGAGGAACAGGTGGAGACCTTCAAGACCATGCTCAAGGCGGTGATCGCGTTGGGTTGA
- the hpaA gene encoding 4-hydroxyphenylacetate catabolism regulatory protein HpaA — MAERQPIPNINIGRVYDQRYADAEVHYEALGKLADFFGRNMPVHRHDRFFQVHYVKSGAVRVYLDEQQYRQEGPLFFLTPPTIPHAFVTEQDADGHVLTVRQQLVWPLLEAEQGLADGPQIAPVCVAFAELGEEYREEVQRLDLLFDQLRSEFAADRPGREASLSALTRLIFISLLRLSARSLKAQPARHEDLQVFHRFNGLIEAHYREHWPLGQYASQMGVTEARLNDICRRIADLPSKRLIHDRVMQEAKRLLLFTGSSANEICYLLGFKDPAYFSRFFARNAGMSPGEYRLRKAGDKEEAWR, encoded by the coding sequence ATGGCAGAGCGCCAACCCATCCCCAACATCAACATCGGCCGGGTCTACGACCAGCGTTACGCCGACGCCGAAGTGCACTACGAGGCCCTCGGCAAGCTGGCGGACTTCTTCGGCCGCAACATGCCGGTGCACCGCCACGACCGTTTCTTCCAGGTGCACTACGTGAAGAGCGGGGCGGTGCGGGTCTACCTCGACGAGCAGCAGTACCGCCAGGAAGGGCCGCTGTTCTTCCTCACGCCGCCGACCATTCCCCATGCCTTCGTCACCGAGCAGGACGCCGACGGCCATGTGCTCACGGTCCGCCAGCAGTTGGTCTGGCCGCTGCTGGAGGCCGAGCAGGGCCTGGCCGATGGGCCGCAGATCGCGCCGGTCTGCGTGGCCTTCGCCGAGCTGGGGGAGGAGTACCGCGAGGAGGTGCAGCGCCTGGACCTGCTGTTCGACCAGCTCCGCTCCGAGTTCGCCGCCGACCGGCCCGGGCGGGAGGCCAGCCTGTCGGCGCTGACCCGGCTGATCTTCATCAGCCTGCTGCGCCTCTCGGCCCGCTCGCTCAAGGCGCAGCCGGCGCGCCACGAGGACCTGCAGGTGTTCCACCGCTTCAACGGCCTGATCGAGGCCCACTACCGCGAGCACTGGCCCCTGGGCCAGTACGCCAGCCAGATGGGGGTGACCGAGGCGCGCCTGAACGACATCTGCCGACGCATCGCCGACCTGCCGTCCAAGCGCCTGATCCACGATCGGGTGATGCAGGAAGCCAAGCGCCTGCTGCTGTTCACCGGCAGCTCGGCCAACGAGATCTGCTACCTGCTGGGCTTCAAGGACCCGGCCTACTTCAGCCGCTTCTTCGCCCGCAACGCCGGCATGAGCCCCGGCGAATACCGCCTGCGCAAGGCCGGGGACAAGGAAGAGGCCTGGCGCTGA